In Alteromonas mediterranea DE, a single genomic region encodes these proteins:
- a CDS encoding S9 family peptidase produces the protein MKKYSSLVIAASVAFALGGCASTTNDIAAKAAFPSLPAATVQQTVTPDVASQSDAETGEITLKQIMSDPQWIGALPTSMGWSVDGGKIVFEREKQNSALKDVYIAELSNPARAVKAPLSDLHKYRFDERVVRDDGVIAYSFEDSVYVQFTNGETVHLARGGNALSTLSFMTDGRLMALSGNKFIAIDLSNGTREELLSWAFKDAPEAVEPAKDYIAKQQQSLVEYIKLQRKNRQDKDKAHKALANENKSVAPTPFYFDKSHRLAGISVSPAGNYAVVATTESKPSRDDTDIMPHYIQEDSRIAAKPVRQRVADAEPVNHVLWLLNLKTGEKNELKYFNLPGYNDDVLANVKAENAEAKGESYEVNRLPRDITLLQSWYWTKPSIRWHKNGNAVAVMLEAWDNKDRWIATIDLANKTLENQHRLHDDAWINYRFNAFGWMNNSETLYYQSEHTGFSHLYIQKPDEAPIALTSGRFIVDDLTLSHDDNYIYFKANMEHPGLYEVYRADLTDNTIDTMTDLNGMTDYSLSPDGKNLLLSHSKVNKPQELYIKPANETSAAKQITQSTSADFNALPWAVPNIVAIESSHTEAPIYARVYLPENYDTSAPNKAVVFNHGAGYLQNAHMGWSGYFREYMFHSMLVQQGYVVLDMDYRASAGYGRDWRTAIYRQMGTPEVQDLRDGVNWLVENANVDRERIGTYGGSYGGFLTFMSMFTAPDLFAAGAALRPVTDWAHYNTPYTANILNTPDIDPIAYERSSPIYFAEGLEKPLLINAPMVDDNVFFLDTVRLVQRLIELEKEDFETAIYPVEPHGFVQPSSWLDEYRRIYKLFEENL, from the coding sequence ATGAAAAAATATTCTTCTTTAGTCATCGCAGCCAGCGTGGCTTTCGCGCTAGGCGGATGCGCCAGCACAACTAACGATATAGCAGCTAAGGCGGCTTTCCCTTCACTTCCAGCCGCTACGGTACAGCAAACAGTCACCCCTGATGTTGCATCGCAAAGTGACGCGGAAACCGGTGAAATCACGCTTAAACAGATAATGTCAGATCCGCAGTGGATTGGTGCATTGCCGACATCAATGGGCTGGTCGGTAGATGGCGGTAAAATAGTTTTTGAAAGAGAAAAGCAAAACAGCGCATTAAAAGATGTTTATATTGCAGAGCTTTCAAATCCAGCACGTGCGGTTAAAGCGCCTTTATCAGATTTACATAAGTACCGTTTTGACGAACGAGTAGTGCGAGATGATGGGGTTATTGCGTACTCGTTTGAAGATAGTGTGTATGTTCAGTTCACTAACGGTGAAACGGTGCATCTGGCACGAGGAGGGAACGCACTCTCTACGCTTTCGTTTATGACCGATGGTCGGTTGATGGCCCTGAGTGGCAACAAGTTCATAGCTATCGACCTGTCTAATGGCACACGTGAAGAGTTACTAAGTTGGGCGTTTAAAGATGCGCCTGAAGCCGTTGAACCAGCGAAGGACTATATCGCCAAGCAGCAGCAATCGCTGGTGGAATATATAAAACTACAGCGTAAAAATAGACAAGATAAAGATAAGGCCCACAAAGCGCTTGCCAACGAAAACAAGAGCGTAGCACCAACGCCTTTTTACTTTGACAAGTCTCATAGGCTAGCTGGGATCAGCGTATCTCCTGCGGGAAATTATGCGGTGGTTGCAACAACTGAAAGCAAGCCTAGCCGCGATGATACCGACATCATGCCGCACTACATTCAGGAAGACAGTCGTATTGCTGCTAAGCCAGTACGCCAGCGGGTTGCCGATGCTGAGCCGGTGAATCACGTATTATGGCTTCTCAATTTAAAAACAGGTGAGAAAAACGAACTTAAATACTTCAACTTGCCGGGCTATAACGATGATGTTCTGGCTAATGTAAAAGCGGAAAATGCCGAAGCAAAGGGCGAATCGTATGAAGTGAATCGCTTACCACGGGACATTACGCTGCTACAGAGTTGGTACTGGACCAAGCCTTCAATTCGCTGGCACAAAAACGGAAACGCTGTCGCGGTAATGCTTGAAGCGTGGGACAACAAAGACCGCTGGATAGCCACCATCGATTTGGCGAATAAAACGCTAGAAAACCAACATAGGCTACATGACGATGCATGGATCAACTATCGTTTTAATGCATTTGGTTGGATGAATAATAGCGAGACATTGTACTACCAGTCTGAACATACAGGCTTCTCGCATTTATACATACAAAAGCCTGACGAAGCGCCAATTGCGCTAACAAGTGGGCGCTTTATTGTGGATGACTTAACACTTTCTCATGACGACAACTACATTTACTTCAAAGCGAATATGGAGCACCCAGGGCTTTACGAAGTCTATCGCGCTGACTTAACCGACAACACTATCGATACCATGACCGATTTAAATGGTATGACGGATTACTCGCTTAGTCCTGATGGTAAAAACTTGCTATTGAGTCACAGTAAAGTAAATAAGCCACAAGAGCTTTATATCAAGCCGGCTAATGAAACTTCTGCGGCAAAACAAATTACACAAAGCACTAGCGCCGATTTTAACGCGCTACCATGGGCAGTGCCTAACATCGTCGCTATTGAGTCATCGCATACCGAGGCACCTATTTACGCTCGTGTTTATTTACCAGAAAACTACGACACGTCAGCACCTAATAAAGCGGTGGTGTTTAACCACGGTGCGGGCTATTTGCAGAACGCCCACATGGGGTGGTCGGGTTACTTCAGGGAATACATGTTTCATAGCATGCTTGTTCAACAAGGCTATGTGGTACTTGATATGGATTATCGCGCCAGTGCTGGGTACGGGCGAGATTGGCGCACGGCTATTTATCGCCAAATGGGGACGCCAGAAGTGCAAGATTTGCGTGACGGTGTTAACTGGCTTGTAGAGAATGCAAATGTAGATCGTGAGCGTATTGGCACATACGGCGGTTCATACGGCGGCTTCTTGACCTTTATGTCTATGTTTACCGCACCAGATCTGTTTGCAGCAGGTGCAGCTCTTAGGCCGGTAACCGACTGGGCGCATTACAATACGCCTTATACAGCAAATATTCTAAATACGCCTGACATCGACCCCATCGCCTATGAGCGCAGCTCACCCATCTACTTCGCAGAGGGGTTAGAAAAACCGCTGCTTATCAATGCGCCTATGGTGGATGATAATGTATTCTTTTTGGATACCGTGCGACTTGTGCAGCGTCTTATAGAGCTTGAAAAAGAAGATTTTGAAACTGCTATTTACCCAGTTGAACCCCACGGCTTTGTACAGCCAAGTTCATGGTTAGACGAATATCGCCGTATCTATAAACTTTTCGAAGAAAACTTATAA
- a CDS encoding glutathione peroxidase, giving the protein MKTKGYAAALLSLSLFTSLSYANECPSVLKFMKRKLNSQETVNLCDEYAGKTLLVVNTASYCGYTPQFEGLEALYRNYKDKDFAVLGFPSHDFNQEDSDEGKTAELCELTYGVKFPMFEPISVKGDDADPMYRMLKNATGKAPSWNFNKYLIDSSGKQITHYPSSTKPTDAAFIADIEALLKSE; this is encoded by the coding sequence ATGAAGACTAAAGGTTATGCGGCTGCCCTACTTTCACTTAGTTTATTCACATCTTTGAGCTACGCGAACGAGTGCCCTAGCGTACTTAAATTTATGAAGCGTAAACTCAATTCTCAAGAAACCGTAAACTTGTGTGACGAGTACGCAGGAAAAACCTTGTTGGTCGTTAACACTGCGAGTTATTGTGGTTACACGCCCCAGTTTGAAGGTTTAGAAGCACTTTACCGCAACTACAAAGACAAAGATTTTGCCGTGTTGGGTTTTCCTTCTCACGATTTTAATCAAGAAGATAGCGATGAAGGTAAAACTGCTGAATTGTGTGAACTAACCTATGGCGTTAAGTTCCCGATGTTTGAGCCGATTTCTGTTAAAGGTGACGATGCCGACCCTATGTACCGTATGCTTAAAAACGCGACAGGCAAAGCCCCATCTTGGAATTTCAACAAGTACCTTATTGATAGTTCAGGGAAACAAATTACCCACTACCCTAGTTCAACTAAGCCCACAGATGCAGCGTTTATTGCAGATATAGAAGCCTTGCTTAAAAGCGAATAG
- a CDS encoding FMN-dependent NADH-azoreductase, which yields MKTVLAIFSSLNGTEGNSSKLANEYLLKIENDDSVRINRVDVASLALPHLTGEEMQAWMTDASERNESQHALAKISDNIVEAVKAADEIVLAVPMYNFGIPSSLKAYFDRIARAGITFKYTETGPVGLLENKSATVFAARGGVYAGSDFDTQTPYLKHFLNFIGISDVNFVYAEGLNMGEEQANSAFADANEKIIELTKG from the coding sequence ATGAAGACAGTACTAGCGATTTTTTCTAGCCTTAACGGTACAGAGGGCAACTCATCTAAACTCGCCAACGAGTATCTACTAAAAATTGAGAACGACGATAGCGTGCGCATTAACCGCGTGGATGTTGCTTCACTGGCGCTGCCGCATTTAACTGGCGAAGAAATGCAGGCGTGGATGACGGATGCATCTGAAAGGAACGAGTCTCAACATGCATTGGCAAAAATTTCTGACAATATTGTTGAGGCAGTGAAAGCGGCGGACGAAATTGTACTTGCAGTACCTATGTATAACTTTGGCATTCCTTCTAGCCTTAAGGCCTACTTCGACCGTATCGCAAGGGCTGGTATTACTTTTAAATATACAGAGACAGGCCCTGTAGGCTTGTTAGAGAATAAATCAGCCACGGTTTTTGCAGCCCGTGGTGGTGTTTACGCTGGTTCAGACTTTGATACACAAACACCATATTTAAAACATTTTTTAAATTTCATCGGGATCAGCGATGTAAATTTCGTTTATGCTGAAGGACTTAACATGGGTGAAGAACAAGCGAATAGCGCTTTTGCCGATGCGAATGAAAAAATTATTGAACTAACGAAGGGCTAA
- a CDS encoding CHRD domain-containing protein, producing the protein MRRTKALLACSILPLFLFGCSDDDDDVVQEPTPEFANVRVVHAASDAPMVNVTANDAILNSLENVDYQVASSRFEVETGTYDIGVTGILPGENAEVLQADVTLEADMNYDVFAVGNVSDETLALLTVTSMETAVEAGNAQVQIVHAASMAPTVDIYVTAPDTDITAEQPLVTAEFTDSTDLIQVPAGDYQIRITPAGETTVVYDSGTVNLADGADLLIAATNNVGTGESPVTLLAADGDGSFKIWDKEAGAAIRVVHGISDAPAVDVIANNEIVLVDGIQFPRTTDYLSVAAGDYLIDVVADSDSSVVAIDDAELSLEVGMSYTAIANNTLAAPELDVLLDMPRSVATEAKVRIIHAAPSAGNVDIYVTADGEIDAIDPAFADIAYDTGELVETGYVSLAEGDYVVTVTPTGTKTAAIETGVLSLVNGEIYTAIALDGAMEGDLPQLALLDGLAPPPPAFNADMTYNVNLSGSQEVPAVDTMSTATAVIEIDEDLPAFSVSVDVSGLTDVTGVHVHDGGIGMNGPVAFPLTDAGNGTYVLAETNISPSNLDALTSGEWYLNVHTTANPSGEVRGQIVPDTTAVVTFSLSGSQEVPAVDTMAMGSGYALFDTTNNNVSLVAVTTIENATMAHIHTGFAGVNGPVLEALVESEETAGVWMTDGSLMLDEATATQLLSGGHYVNVHTAGNTSGEIRGQITPDNIEVYGIVADGLQEAPAVTTTASGAGAFTLNTSTGALSGSVTITGMTANMAHIHEGAAGVNGGVLLGLTDGSNGMWSVPANTTLTAEQMGVMADGGLYTNFHSDAFPSGEIRGQITLGFD; encoded by the coding sequence ATGAGAAGGACCAAAGCACTCCTTGCTTGTTCAATACTACCACTGTTTTTATTCGGTTGCTCAGATGACGACGACGATGTGGTTCAAGAGCCCACTCCAGAATTTGCCAATGTTAGGGTTGTTCATGCCGCATCGGATGCCCCCATGGTTAACGTTACCGCAAATGATGCCATATTAAACAGCCTTGAAAATGTAGACTACCAAGTCGCTTCTTCCCGTTTTGAAGTGGAAACGGGTACCTACGACATTGGCGTAACCGGCATTCTTCCAGGTGAAAACGCTGAAGTTTTACAAGCCGATGTAACGCTTGAAGCTGATATGAATTATGACGTTTTTGCCGTGGGGAATGTAAGCGATGAAACACTTGCGTTATTAACGGTAACCAGCATGGAAACCGCCGTTGAAGCCGGTAATGCGCAAGTTCAGATTGTACATGCAGCATCTATGGCACCGACGGTCGACATTTATGTTACTGCCCCCGATACAGACATCACTGCGGAACAACCACTTGTCACTGCTGAATTTACTGATTCTACAGACCTGATTCAGGTTCCAGCAGGAGATTACCAAATTCGTATTACACCAGCAGGTGAAACCACGGTGGTGTACGATTCAGGCACGGTTAATCTCGCCGATGGTGCAGACTTGCTTATCGCAGCTACTAACAATGTTGGTACGGGGGAATCACCCGTTACGCTGCTTGCAGCAGATGGTGATGGCAGCTTTAAAATATGGGACAAAGAAGCGGGTGCAGCGATTCGCGTGGTCCATGGTATCAGCGACGCGCCAGCGGTTGATGTAATTGCTAATAATGAAATTGTGTTGGTAGACGGCATCCAATTCCCTCGTACAACCGATTATCTTTCTGTTGCTGCCGGCGATTATTTAATTGATGTAGTAGCGGATAGCGATAGTAGTGTTGTGGCAATTGACGATGCAGAATTATCGCTAGAAGTCGGCATGTCGTATACCGCTATCGCAAATAATACTCTAGCAGCGCCAGAGTTAGACGTACTGCTTGATATGCCACGTTCTGTTGCAACTGAAGCAAAAGTGCGAATTATTCATGCTGCACCCTCTGCTGGAAACGTTGATATTTATGTGACAGCGGATGGCGAAATTGATGCCATTGACCCCGCCTTTGCAGATATAGCCTATGATACAGGCGAGCTTGTCGAAACAGGTTACGTTAGCCTGGCGGAAGGTGACTATGTGGTAACGGTTACGCCAACAGGCACAAAAACCGCTGCTATCGAAACGGGTGTACTATCACTAGTAAACGGTGAGATATACACGGCAATCGCACTTGATGGTGCGATGGAAGGTGATTTACCGCAGTTAGCGTTACTTGATGGTCTAGCACCACCCCCACCAGCGTTTAATGCTGATATGACTTACAACGTTAATTTAAGCGGATCACAAGAAGTGCCTGCTGTTGATACTATGTCTACTGCAACGGCAGTGATTGAGATTGACGAAGACCTACCCGCGTTTAGCGTAAGTGTTGATGTTTCAGGCCTAACTGACGTTACTGGTGTGCACGTACACGATGGTGGTATTGGCATGAACGGGCCGGTTGCTTTCCCACTGACTGATGCTGGCAATGGTACCTATGTTCTCGCTGAAACTAACATTTCGCCGAGTAACCTAGATGCACTGACTAGTGGTGAATGGTATCTAAATGTTCACACCACAGCTAACCCTAGTGGTGAGGTCCGTGGCCAAATAGTGCCTGACACAACAGCGGTCGTGACATTCTCGCTAAGCGGTAGTCAAGAAGTACCAGCAGTAGATACTATGGCAATGGGTTCTGGCTATGCTCTTTTCGATACCACAAACAACAATGTTTCTCTTGTGGCGGTAACCACTATCGAAAATGCAACCATGGCGCACATTCACACTGGTTTTGCTGGTGTAAATGGTCCTGTGCTAGAAGCGCTTGTCGAGAGCGAAGAAACAGCTGGTGTGTGGATGACCGACGGTAGCTTGATGCTTGATGAAGCCACAGCTACGCAACTTCTATCAGGCGGCCATTATGTGAATGTGCACACAGCAGGCAATACTAGCGGTGAAATTAGAGGTCAGATTACGCCTGACAACATTGAAGTGTACGGCATCGTTGCCGATGGCTTACAGGAAGCGCCTGCAGTGACAACAACAGCAAGCGGTGCGGGCGCATTTACACTTAACACATCCACAGGTGCACTATCTGGTAGCGTAACTATAACTGGTATGACAGCCAACATGGCGCACATTCACGAAGGTGCGGCGGGTGTAAATGGGGGTGTATTACTGGGGCTTACTGACGGTTCAAATGGAATGTGGTCCGTGCCTGCTAATACAACGCTAACGGCCGAACAAATGGGCGTGATGGCTGACGGAGGTCTTTACACAAACTTCCATTCAGACGCATTCCCAAGTGGTGAAATTCGCGGTCAAATCACGCTAGGTTTTGATTAA
- a CDS encoding cystathionine gamma-synthase family protein → MTKLGFTTRQVHSDRMLNTPEHGGVHSSTSNSVLFEFKDAQGIIDAFQGKRAAHVYSRSSSPSVAALQNMLNDLEGGVGTLCYSTGMAAISSSLFALLKAGDHLIVSQYLFGNTRSFFETIKDFGVQVTYTDVTDIQQVKEAYQPNTKGVYTETVANPVTQVADLHAIGQFCEEKHMLFMVDNTMTPPPVFYAKDVKASLVFCSLTKYIAGHGNVLGGAVVDTGNFDWTKFDNLKPAYQVADIAQWGITQIKKKGLRDLGATLAPQSATAIALGMETLDLRLARSQHNAMQLATFLDNHPKVSKVFYPGLADHPQHFMAREYLNGGYGAILSFDLIDGADPVAFLNEMELVICATHLGDNRTLALPVAPTIYFENTAEERELMGISDTMLRISVGIEDTQDLIADFEAALNTI, encoded by the coding sequence GTGACAAAATTGGGATTCACAACCCGTCAGGTACATTCTGATCGCATGCTAAACACCCCAGAACATGGTGGTGTACACAGCAGCACATCTAATTCGGTTCTTTTTGAGTTTAAAGATGCGCAAGGCATTATAGATGCGTTTCAAGGCAAGCGCGCAGCTCACGTTTACTCTCGTTCTTCTTCGCCCTCTGTGGCTGCATTACAAAATATGCTAAATGACTTAGAAGGCGGTGTAGGTACGTTATGCTACTCAACCGGGATGGCGGCTATAAGCAGTTCTTTATTTGCCTTGTTAAAGGCGGGCGATCATTTAATCGTAAGCCAATACCTTTTCGGCAACACAAGAAGCTTTTTCGAAACGATTAAAGACTTTGGTGTGCAGGTTACCTACACAGATGTGACCGACATTCAACAAGTTAAAGAGGCGTATCAGCCAAATACAAAAGGTGTCTACACGGAAACCGTCGCAAACCCTGTAACTCAGGTTGCTGATCTCCACGCCATTGGTCAATTCTGTGAAGAGAAGCACATGCTGTTTATGGTTGATAACACCATGACACCGCCGCCAGTTTTCTACGCAAAAGACGTTAAGGCATCACTGGTGTTTTGCTCATTAACCAAATACATCGCAGGTCACGGCAATGTATTAGGTGGCGCAGTGGTTGACACAGGCAACTTCGACTGGACAAAGTTTGACAATCTCAAGCCTGCTTATCAGGTCGCAGATATTGCGCAATGGGGCATCACTCAAATTAAAAAGAAAGGTCTGCGCGACCTAGGTGCTACATTAGCACCACAGTCAGCTACGGCTATTGCATTGGGCATGGAAACCCTTGATTTGCGTTTAGCACGAAGCCAGCACAATGCTATGCAGCTAGCAACGTTTTTAGACAATCACCCAAAAGTATCGAAAGTGTTTTATCCAGGTCTTGCCGATCACCCTCAGCATTTCATGGCACGTGAATACCTAAACGGTGGCTACGGAGCAATTTTAAGCTTTGATCTAATTGATGGTGCTGACCCTGTTGCGTTTTTAAACGAGATGGAGCTGGTAATCTGCGCTACCCACTTAGGCGATAATCGCACCCTTGCACTACCTGTGGCACCTACTATTTATTTCGAGAACACGGCAGAAGAACGTGAGCTTATGGGGATTTCCGATACCATGCTACGTATTTCGGTAGGTATTGAAGACACTCAGGATCTGATCGCAGATTTCGAAGCAGCGCTAAACACGATTTAG
- a CDS encoding 1-acyl-sn-glycerol-3-phosphate acyltransferase has translation MTKPSHPNNHSQLASKVIVGNDIPRKWPQWLSSFAAWVLTKKGWQVEGELINQKKAILAVAPHTSNWDFFIGLFVVFSFKLNINFFGKHTIFKPPLGAIVRRLGGIAIERSKAHGVVTSIANKIKEADQLILALAPEGTRSPIYPWKMGFMHIAQQAEIPVQVIGLDYARKRIVLGPIIQKVTNIDEQMQTIYTFYDNVCAKYPKNCIIKS, from the coding sequence ATGACAAAACCCTCGCACCCTAATAACCACTCTCAATTAGCCAGTAAGGTCATCGTGGGGAACGATATACCACGAAAATGGCCACAGTGGCTGTCGTCGTTTGCCGCGTGGGTGCTCACGAAAAAAGGCTGGCAAGTAGAAGGCGAACTCATTAATCAAAAAAAAGCCATTTTAGCGGTAGCACCGCATACATCAAACTGGGACTTTTTTATTGGCTTATTCGTGGTGTTTTCATTCAAGCTAAACATTAATTTTTTTGGCAAGCACACCATCTTTAAGCCACCATTAGGTGCCATTGTGAGGAGGCTAGGGGGCATTGCCATTGAAAGAAGTAAAGCCCACGGCGTGGTCACCTCTATTGCAAATAAAATTAAAGAGGCTGATCAGCTTATTCTTGCCTTAGCGCCAGAAGGCACTCGTAGCCCCATTTATCCATGGAAAATGGGGTTTATGCATATTGCACAACAAGCTGAAATTCCTGTCCAAGTCATAGGTTTGGACTACGCTAGAAAAAGAATTGTATTGGGGCCAATTATTCAGAAAGTGACTAATATAGATGAACAAATGCAAACTATTTATACGTTTTATGATAATGTTTGCGCAAAATATCCTAAAAACTGCATTATAAAGTCATAA
- a CDS encoding NRDE family protein — MCILFIANKMRDDYPLIIAANRDEFYARPTAPSTFWKSHPHLLAGQDLEADGTWMGVTRNGKIAALTNVRDPHNINKNAVSRGELVANWLKQNPAQKDYAEQSAYLATLEETRHQYNGYNLLFGDVTALRVYNNVNNSTHSIDTGVYGLSNADIATPWPKVTQGVTALNVYVQQQNTINADDLFNILRHENKAEDALLPDTGVGYEWEKALSSIFIQTEKYGTRTSTLLLVDKNNTLTWKERRFSDKGKTVETRAFSFSI, encoded by the coding sequence ATGTGTATTTTATTTATCGCAAACAAGATGCGAGACGACTACCCTCTTATCATTGCGGCAAATCGAGACGAGTTTTACGCAAGACCGACTGCACCTTCAACATTTTGGAAAAGCCACCCGCACTTGCTTGCAGGGCAGGATTTAGAAGCTGACGGTACCTGGATGGGTGTTACGCGTAACGGAAAAATTGCAGCGCTTACCAATGTGAGAGACCCACACAACATCAATAAAAATGCAGTATCCCGCGGGGAATTAGTTGCTAATTGGCTTAAACAAAACCCGGCCCAAAAAGATTATGCCGAGCAGTCAGCATATTTAGCTACGCTTGAAGAAACTCGTCACCAGTACAACGGATATAACTTACTATTTGGCGATGTAACTGCACTTCGCGTTTACAACAATGTAAACAATTCGACCCACTCAATTGATACCGGTGTGTATGGGTTGTCAAATGCTGATATTGCTACTCCATGGCCAAAAGTCACTCAAGGGGTTACTGCCTTAAATGTCTATGTGCAGCAGCAAAACACAATCAATGCTGACGATTTATTTAATATTTTACGCCACGAAAATAAAGCAGAGGATGCCCTGCTACCCGACACGGGTGTAGGTTATGAATGGGAGAAGGCATTATCTTCTATTTTCATTCAAACCGAAAAATATGGCACGCGCACGTCGACTTTGTTGTTGGTTGATAAAAACAATACGCTAACATGGAAGGAGCGTCGGTTCTCAGACAAAGGAAAAACAGTGGAAACGCGTGCTTTTTCTTTTTCAATTTAG
- a CDS encoding aromatic amino acid transaminase: protein MFEVLPHLAPDPILGLSAAFREDTNPNKIDLGVGVYKDEQGNTPILSSVAKAQQVLLDTETSKTYITPQGNQGFIDGMLSLLLGKNSPVLLADRVAAVQAPGGCGALRILSELLVRCNENGKVWVSDPTWANHIPLIGSAGLKIETYPYFDKASASIRFDAMMDTLRKTEKGDIVLLHGCCHNPTGADLTNAQWDEVLEVAKEREFLPFIDVAYLGFGERLDEDAYGMRLLVENLPEVIVAASCSKNFGLYRERVGLAAIITEDSATRKIAQGQIQSIARGIYSMPPSYGGALVDIILADEALNNEWVSEVNEMRDRMKSLRAMLVQNLHDNGSPKDFSFVNDQKGMFSFLCITPEQVREVREKHSVYFVDSSRVNIAGINQENVETLAKALVSVL, encoded by the coding sequence GTGTTTGAAGTATTACCCCATCTCGCCCCAGATCCAATTCTTGGCCTGTCAGCTGCTTTTCGTGAAGACACCAACCCAAATAAAATCGATTTAGGTGTTGGCGTATATAAAGATGAGCAAGGTAATACCCCTATTCTTTCAAGTGTTGCCAAAGCACAACAAGTGCTTTTAGACACCGAAACCAGCAAAACCTATATCACGCCTCAGGGTAATCAAGGTTTTATTGATGGCATGTTGTCTTTGCTTTTAGGTAAGAATAGTCCAGTACTTCTTGCAGACCGCGTTGCGGCGGTTCAAGCGCCTGGTGGTTGTGGTGCGCTGCGTATTCTTTCAGAACTGCTAGTTCGTTGTAATGAAAATGGCAAGGTATGGGTAAGCGACCCTACATGGGCTAACCATATTCCACTTATTGGCTCTGCTGGCCTTAAAATTGAAACCTATCCGTACTTCGATAAAGCGTCTGCAAGCATTCGTTTCGACGCTATGATGGATACCCTTCGCAAAACTGAAAAGGGCGATATCGTTCTTCTTCACGGATGCTGTCACAACCCAACAGGTGCTGATCTTACTAATGCACAATGGGATGAAGTACTCGAAGTCGCGAAAGAGCGTGAGTTCTTACCATTTATTGATGTGGCTTACCTTGGTTTTGGTGAACGCCTAGACGAAGACGCCTACGGCATGCGTTTGTTAGTTGAGAATCTTCCAGAAGTAATTGTAGCGGCCTCTTGCTCTAAAAACTTCGGTCTTTACCGCGAGCGCGTTGGTCTTGCAGCTATCATTACTGAAGACTCAGCAACCCGTAAAATTGCACAGGGTCAAATTCAGTCAATCGCACGTGGCATCTACTCTATGCCACCAAGCTACGGTGGTGCATTGGTAGACATCATTCTTGCTGACGAAGCACTGAACAACGAATGGGTATCTGAAGTGAACGAAATGCGCGACCGCATGAAGTCTCTACGAGCCATGCTTGTTCAAAACCTTCACGACAATGGTTCACCGAAAGACTTTAGCTTTGTGAACGATCAAAAAGGTATGTTCTCGTTCTTGTGTATTACACCTGAGCAAGTGCGCGAAGTGCGTGAAAAGCACAGCGTGTACTTTGTTGATTCTAGCCGCGTAAACATTGCAGGCATCAACCAAGAAAACGTTGAAACACTAGCGAAAGCGTTGGTATCAGTGCTTTAA